One stretch of Sinomonas terrae DNA includes these proteins:
- a CDS encoding ANTAR domain-containing protein, whose protein sequence is MQRHCAPRAALGNRRLQRRVRRGSGRPPVFKWRRPLHDGVEDGTVIDVPDLVHEQRWPVYRGPALESGIRSILAVPIVLDLGAQAALNCYADEPGAFDNEAKASVEAFADLAASSVRLAVRLENELERSSDLKAALESRTAINLASGVIMAQSGCTQEQAVEILRRAAIGRNVKLRDVASQILARFGEVDPATHFD, encoded by the coding sequence CTGCAGCGTCACTGTGCTCCGCGAGCGGCGCTGGGCAACCGTCGGCTTCAGCGAAGAGTTCGCCGTGGGTCTGGACGACCTCCAGTATTCAAGTGGAGAAGGCCCCTGCATGACGGCGTTGAAGACGGCACGGTCATCGACGTACCAGATCTGGTTCACGAGCAACGATGGCCCGTGTATCGGGGTCCCGCTCTGGAATCGGGAATTCGATCGATCCTCGCGGTCCCCATCGTCCTCGATCTCGGTGCTCAGGCCGCCCTGAATTGCTACGCGGATGAACCCGGGGCCTTCGACAACGAGGCCAAGGCAAGTGTCGAGGCGTTCGCCGATTTGGCCGCGTCCTCCGTGCGCCTCGCTGTAAGGCTGGAGAACGAGCTGGAGCGATCCTCTGACTTGAAGGCGGCCCTCGAGTCGAGGACGGCGATCAATCTCGCTTCGGGAGTGATCATGGCCCAATCAGGGTGCACCCAAGAGCAGGCAGTGGAGATCTTGCGGCGCGCTGCGATCGGGCGGAACGTCAAGCTTCGGGACGTTGCGTCCCAGATCTTGGCCCGGTTCGGCGAGGTCGATCCGGCCACCCATTTTGACTGA
- a CDS encoding TetR/AcrR family transcriptional regulator, producing the protein MREQILRACFELFARQGIRRTGVEDLVAYAGVAKSTFYSYVPSKEEAALAYLKHLYRRWATALEMSVAARGEGPQSLLGVLDALDTLCGKDSDGGPHASLVRVLAEFGPNDPLGRASIELSTRLTGQIAGMAEAAGLSEPDEFARDYRLLLDGVLLSFTEGSTRAMNDAEALATSLIRHHLARKEVRA; encoded by the coding sequence ATGAGGGAGCAGATTCTCAGGGCGTGCTTCGAGCTCTTTGCTCGGCAGGGTATCCGCCGAACCGGTGTGGAGGACCTTGTCGCATACGCCGGGGTCGCCAAGTCCACCTTCTACAGCTATGTGCCCTCGAAAGAGGAAGCCGCTCTCGCTTACCTCAAGCACCTCTACCGGCGGTGGGCGACAGCGCTCGAAATGTCGGTCGCCGCTCGCGGTGAAGGTCCGCAGTCGCTGCTGGGCGTCCTCGACGCACTGGACACGCTGTGCGGGAAGGACAGCGACGGAGGCCCACACGCCTCTCTGGTCCGGGTCCTCGCCGAGTTCGGCCCCAACGACCCTCTGGGCCGCGCGAGCATTGAGCTCTCCACGCGGCTAACAGGCCAGATCGCCGGGATGGCCGAGGCCGCAGGCCTCAGCGAGCCCGACGAATTCGCGAGGGACTATCGGTTGCTGCTGGACGGCGTCCTCCTCTCCTTCACCGAGGGCAGTACCCGGGCGATGAACGACGCCGAAGCGCTCGCCACATCACTCATCAGGCACCACCTCGCGCGGAAGGAAGTACGGGCGTAG
- a CDS encoding GAF and ANTAR domain-containing protein has translation MTRTDLPLAQELAELTARLADLLLTRESAEDAVQSLAQAAKEAMPHASGAGATLIDPRGHKTSTGATDEVVLEADRLQYEIGQGLCLSAWAEDRTQVIEDIETETRWPLWTRAVSVLGLRSALSSPLTTGGTPIGALKVYSDRPGTFTDRDVRILEMLARPAAVMLANVQARDAAERASASMSEAVSDRDAINMATGILMERERLSPDDALLRIVSLSRLKQRALRDIAQDLVTGRSVL, from the coding sequence ATGACGAGGACCGATCTTCCGCTCGCGCAGGAACTTGCGGAGCTGACCGCCCGGCTGGCGGATCTTCTGCTGACCCGGGAGTCCGCTGAGGACGCTGTCCAGTCCCTTGCGCAAGCTGCAAAGGAGGCGATGCCGCACGCCTCGGGCGCCGGTGCGACCCTTATCGATCCCCGCGGCCACAAGACCAGCACTGGGGCCACCGATGAGGTGGTGTTGGAGGCGGACCGTCTGCAGTACGAGATAGGGCAGGGGCTCTGCCTGAGTGCGTGGGCCGAGGACAGGACCCAGGTGATCGAGGACATCGAGACCGAGACGCGGTGGCCTCTGTGGACGCGGGCCGTCTCGGTTCTCGGGCTGCGCTCTGCGCTCAGCTCGCCATTGACGACGGGCGGAACACCGATCGGCGCCCTCAAGGTCTACTCGGACAGGCCGGGGACGTTCACTGATCGCGACGTTCGGATCTTGGAGATGCTCGCGCGCCCGGCTGCGGTGATGCTCGCCAACGTGCAGGCGAGGGATGCAGCGGAGCGGGCCAGTGCTTCGATGTCCGAGGCCGTCTCCGACCGCGACGCGATTAACATGGCAACAGGGATTCTGATGGAGAGGGAGCGCCTCAGCCCCGACGACGCGCTCTTGCGGATCGTGTCCCTTTCACGGCTCAAGCAGCGGGCCCTTCGAGATATCGCCCAGGACCTTGTCACCGGGCGCTCTGTTCTCTGA